ggactctaacaccagactgtagctgccgttgtctgaagaACACAGACGCAGCCTGAAAtaattattgttataagttattgttaatacatttttaataaatcatttaattttgaccctgtggtcttagcaatacacaagccgttctttaatgtcgccttgtggtccttttttttctttttttttagatcaactttcgTAAtatggtggccctgagaggccacagcacgcaactaaaagaaaacgcacgcaaataaaacacagcacacataactaaaagaaaacgcacgcaaataaaacacagcacacaactaaaagaaaacgcacgcaaataaaacacagcacgcaactaaaagacAAGCGCCgcgacaaaataaaacacagcacgcaaataaaaaaacaaacaagcacgcaaaataataaaaacacaacgcGCACAACTTAAAGAACAACGCCgcaaataaaaaacaagcacaactaaaagaaaaacacgccaaataaaacacagcacgcataAATAAAACAACgcataaataaaacacagcacgctaAATAAaacagcacgcaactaaaacACGAAAAGCACGCGCAACTAAAAGACAAAGCGAACGCCATAAAAACACCGACCGCAACTAAAAGCAAAAcacgcacgcaaataaaacacagcacacaactAAAAGACAGCACGCAAAAATACaactaaaacacagcacgcaaataaaacagccACGCCAACTAAAACACAGACGCGCCAACTAAAAGACaacgcaaaaaaaataaaacacagcacgcaactaaaagacAACGCGCGCAACTAAAACACAACGCACTAAACTAATACAAAGCAGCCACATAACTAAAACACAACACGCCAAAGCCTAAACAGCAAGCAACCGAAAATATTAAACACAGCCAACGCAACATAAAAGCGCAGCATGCAAATACACCACaacacaacggaagtgtttccaggggacacttttaagtgatgcacacatGCCTCAACCATTGATGTTTCCAGTACATACACagaccttttatatatgtcaatgagacagaccaacaacaggacaattttaaccattttctccaatttattcatcactaaattcacttctgagaacgttttaggcgagaaataaACTGTTTACATTTCGAATATAGGACGAAATGtaatgcacacacgcacacacacagccacagcgcagcaggcgcgggagagagagatacccgtttctcaTCGGGAGATTATGACAAAGGCTATAGATTTggtatttagttcatacttttattggtgtgtttgttttctgatttattagaagttgagtttgttTGAAATTGAGTAGGCCTGCACTAGACGTCccttatgtggaattatcatttctatattattgtagtgcactatATATGCCCAGGGACAACCGATGGaaatgcgtgcgtgcatgtgcgtgcgtCTTGAGCCAgccagcgaggttgttaagcctgcaggtgcttgtggagtttaactccgaaaagaccgttaaccacaggttcccgttgatcttatgatggacatgtgttgtgatatttaaacaaacgatccatCAAccgcgaaataaaagcctctcatttacgagagcggtctgagagacctccagcttagagcGGTGTTTCTGAGCATTCCTGGCCGAGCGACGAGCTGCCATCCCCGGCAGGCACCTgctggctgtcccgtcactTTATGgtgcttctcaactccgaaaactttgaggcaaattgtcaattcggcaatgattttcacaagactgcctatattcgaaatgtaaacagtttatttctcgcctaaaacgttctcagaagtgaatttagtgatgaataaattggagaaaatggttaaaattgtcctgttgttggtctgtctatgtactggaaaCATCAATGGTTGAGGCATTTGTGCATCACTTAAAGTGTCCAGTGcgaaacacttccgttgtgttgtggtgtatttgcgtgcgttttctttAGTTAGCGTGTTGTGTTAGTTCGCGTGCTGTGTTGATTAGCGTGTGTTTTCTTTagttgtgtgctgtgttttatttgttgtcGCGTTTTCTGTACGTTGCATGCGTTTTATTTGCGTTTTTTTatcgttttgttttttatttgtcgtgttgtgtttttgaattAGGTGCTATGCGTCGTTGTGTTTTTATTGCGTGCGCTGTGTTTTTTCGCGTCACGTTGTATTTGTCTTTTAGTTCGCGTGCTGTCTTTTTAGTTCGCGGttgctttgttttatttgcgtCGTTTTctcttttagttgcgtgcttatgtgttttatttgcgtgcgttgTCTTTTAGTTgcatgctgtgttttatttgcgtgtgttttcttttagttgtgtgttgtgttttatttgcgtgctgttttatttgcgtgcgttttcttttagttgcgtgctgtgttttatttgcgtgcgttgtcttttagttgcgtgctgtgttttatttgcgtgcgttttcttttagttgcgtgctgtgttttatttgcgtgcgttttcttttatttgcgtgctgtgttttatttgcgtgcgttttcttttagttgcgtgctgtgttttatttgtgtgcgttttcttttagttgcgtgctgtgttttatttgtgtgcgttttcttttagttgcatGCTGTGGCCTATCAGGGCCACCgtaactttttataattttatatttttgaacataaagaacagacaaatacaattgaacaaggtgcttcctttttttgtggaggtggggtagtgcactataggggGCTGGCTAAGCTGTTGTCCTTCATGGCATTTTtatccccttacattacttttacttttatactttaagcaGGTTTGAAATCagtatttttacacttttacttgagtaaaaaacTTGTGTTGATactcaacttctacagaagtcttttcaaaacctagtatctatacttctacttaagtaatgaatgtgaatactttcgACACCTCTGAATATTACTGATAACATACGGTACCAGGATACCATCAGCTCACTGTTAAGCAGCTGCAATAGAAAGTACCTTACCACAGGATGTGGCAAACCTTACAGTTTCTAACCAAATACCATAACATTTGTAGAGAAAGAAATCTGACAAACTATGAAgtgtaaacattttattttatttctgtaaaaACCTCTTTATCTTGATATAATTTATCTGAATAACTACAAGCTGGCTACTTCTTAGGGCTTCATGACATAGAAATATAATAGGCACACCCTAAATGTTTTAAACTCTCACGTTAGAAATGGTGCTAATTAAAGGCATAGGTTACTAAATAGAGCTAAACATTCAGTTTCCATTTCTCATAAGGTTTTGTCAGAGGCgtcagaaaaggaaagaaaatctACATGTAAGGCAGCACAAGCACATATAAACATGTAATTATAGTGTAAGCTGTTACTTGGGCTCAGCATGGATTCCCTTAGATgacttttaattttatattttcaattaaaaagaATCTGACAAACGCCAACCCGTGTTGTTTCCTGGATACCAGCAAGTGCAGGAACTCAAACGTATGTCAAGGGTGAAGCATAGAACAGGAAATATTCTCTGAACCACAGATGCTTTGATTCTGTTTCTGTCTATTCTTTCTCACACCCAGCAAGAGAAGGAGCTGTACTAACTGTCCAGAAGACAATGGCGAGCACATCTTGTCAAGGTATCAGATTTGACTTTACAGGCAGATTCCTGCCTCCTGTTTACATCTTAGTCTTCATCGTTGGTCTGCTAGCTAATGGATGGGGATTGAAGTCTTTGCTGCAGAAATGGAAGAAACTGGGCAtcattaatgtgtttgttttcaacCTCGGACTTGCTGATATTCTGTACCTGCTCACACTCCCCTTTTTGGTGGTGTACTACTTTATGGAGAGAAAGTGGATCTTTGGAGACGCATTCTGCAAGATAACACGATTCTGCTTCAACCTGAATTTATATGGCAGCATTGGGTTCCTTACTTGTATAAGTGTGTACAGGTACCTGGCTATTGTCCATCCAATGAGAGTGATGGGAAGAATAACTGTCACTCACTCTGTGGGGATCTCAGTCATGGTTTGGTTCTTGGTAAGCGTTCAAAGTCTTCCAGACATGTTCTACAGCAAAACATTTGGAAACAAGCCTGAGCAATGCTTCGATACCACCTCTGACAGCTATGTGGATGATTACATTAAATACAGCCTTGGACGGACATTCACTGGGTTTTGTATCCCATTGCTCATCACACTGGGCTGCTATGGACATGTGATTGTCATTCTCTGCCGCACAAATACCACTGACAAGGTACTGAAACAGAGATGTTTGAAGTTGTTGTTCATCGTgattcttctcttctctgtttgTTACATCCCCTATCATGTACTGAAGAACCTCAACCTCTGGTCAAGAGTTCTGCAAAGACAGAACATATGCTGTGAATGGTCTAATGGAGTCTACATTGCTCATCAGATAAGTCGTGGCCTTGTGTGTCTGAACAGTGCTCTCAACCCTCTGGTTTACCTCCATGGAAATGAAGATACTCCTGCTCAGCTCAGACAGATGCTCCAACAAGCTCGTAAAGCTTTCATGCGTCTCACCCCTAGTCAAGTTCCACTGGTCGAATTGTCTAAGATGTGAATGAAATTGAATTATTGTATTGCATCATCTTGTTCTGGGTCAAGGTTTTTATCTATGTTATGGTCATATTGCTATTAACACGCTCAAAAAGactcagatttaaaaaaaggaaattaatttattattattattatttgaaaatGTCATGGTTCACTTTCAGAAAGGTTTGCTGAGAGAACAGGACCATGTTTTATGATCGGGGGCTCAGTGCTATGCATTATCTCTTTGGATTGAAACAGGAAGTTCATAGTGTGAAAGTGTAAAAATAAACAGGATGCAAACTGTATGAGCTTCACTGACTGCAACTGCACATCAAAGGGTAGCAAAGGAAGAATAACGAAAAGAATAGCGGCAGATTCATGTGTCAATATTAGTATGATCAAGCACAATGTGAAAACAACACAGATTAACAGCTATCAGCATAGCTTTGCAAAATCCCTCCAACTACATTGATCTTACTTTGTGGAAATAGTAATCATTTTGATAAATCATGGTTTGAGGAAAACAGTATTGTACAACAAATTTAATGATGGTGATTACAAATCAGGAAAAGATAAGATAGAAGAAAGAGTTAGACCAAATGTTGTCTTGGTAGCTGTCTGGGTttactctgcagagatctgaggagcagttaaccataaacctcataaatcaaccggaccttagaattccaacacaaagaaagaggaaggtgacggacatccggctgaaaatgaAGGACTTCCGGTGGATCTTCCTAAATGAATTGTTGTCAATATTGACTATGTATTGGGTAAGAGCCACTGTTATATTTACAGCCAAACAATCTCTAAACGGCTGGTACTGCTCCTCTTCCGCCACCTATAGCCTACCTGCTCAATGGATCAGTTAATGTCACGATGCTATGAGGTGGTACGGGGTGTGGTAGTATCGGTGTAATTTTATGATTATGAGTAGCACATGCGCACGGCATTGGACCGATTCCCAATACTGGCATCGGTCCAtcccatttatttcatttagagATAAACCATAAAACGTGCAACAACTTAAAATATCACTTGTAAGGAAGACTAGTCTTAAAGAAAATGTCTTGAGATGAGTTAAATATAACAAGACAGTACAGGAACATACCAAATTAATTCTGTTGTGGTACTGGTTAATAGCACCATCTGAAAAGTGTAAGGTCAACACTACTTTTTAATGGTTAGGTTCAGTCCCACTTGTATTAACAAACTAGTTTTAATTttgaattttaattttattgttggATCTACCCGTCTGGGAAGATCAGATTTAAATGTTCGGTTTAATTGTGAATCATGATAAGATTCTGAGAATAACAGTACTTCTACAGGAAgtgatttttaaaaatgaattgcCCCAGTTCCTTTTGGGCACCTTACCATTttgtcattgcattttatcaCTGCAGGTGTTAACATTCTAAAAATAATGCAAATTTCACAGGAAATGACCTCTAAAGACATATTTCCTCATTCACTTTAACCATTCTCTGCACCATAGCGTACTTGCTTCAAAGTATTTGCTGCTTTTAGGTAGACAGAATGAAGAACAACTCTTTTCATCGCATCAGATTTGAGTTTACAGGCAGATTCCTGCCTCCTGTTTACATCTCAaagcagttacacaccaaccagacggccgactgTCGGCAggaaagccagtcggactgatcagtctcccggagttgtcgccccaaaaaatgaaaaccggcagctgattggatgaacgcgtcacatgggtttgttttctccggaaattcaaagccagactgtcatcgTGGCCTGTTCAAAATACGATCTCATAtggtactaaaatagttcactgaaacatgtttctgaaaacattttaagcgagaaataggccatgcagttgctgaatctgtcttcatttcagatcaacaaaggtcagtttagaagattttcgtcagattttgagagactctagtcacgctcattccgctcgccatttccgggtgagtcctgactgccctgcctctgaccgaacatgtcaggacgacggcacggaacacactgaacagacttgAGCCACCGACCTCACCAAACTGTCCAACAGCCGATTATCaggttagtgtgtcagcgcccttTGACAAAATAATTTACTGCTTGGGACGAGGGCATTGCAATAGCTTTATTTCTTTCAAATGATTTTGTTTACAATAGGATATTACAAGAGGATTATAATAAACAGTCCCTTAATTACTGATAACATACCAAGATACCATCAGCTCACTGTTGAGCAGCTGCAACAGAAAGTACCTAACCACAGGGTGTGGCAAACCTTACAGTTTCTAACCAAATACCATAACGTTTGTAGAGAAAGAAATCTGACACCTCTTGTCAGTGTAATAGGTTACCCGCAAGCATAAAGTGTGTCTCtaatacacaaacggcaaacTATAAAgtgtaaacattttattttatttctgtaaaaACCTCTTTATCTTGATATAATTTATCTGAATAACTACAAGCTGGCAACTTCTTAGGGCTTcatgacacagaaatataaTAGGCACACCCTAAATCAGAGAttttcaacagggggtccgggacccttatggggtcctcagagtcactgcaggggggcctccaaattactgttaatttttgaaagttttcttcaaaaattaaaatgtcttattatgaatccaacatactattagcaaatataaaaccccactgatgataggcttactggcctataggtaaggtagtcactataGCTAACCGCAGATATAGATAATCCTTAAGGattcacatgtatgtttaacattaaaacatggtttgtaaaatcatgccaacaattattattttaatagcttagtattcatATGCAACAAAAAAAGGTATTTATAAAAGGTTTTGGGCCGcactacacgttattgtaggcccagtttaatatgcaacttcattttatacaatataagGAGTAGGGGGtacctgctccatctctcttttggTTAAGGGGTCcctggcttaaaaaacgttgaagctCCTGCCCTAAATATTTAAAACTCTCACGTTAGAAATGGTGCTAATTAAAGGCATTGGTTACTAAATAGAGCTACACAATTAGTTTCTATTTCTCATAAGGTTTTGTCAGAGGCatcagaaaaggaaagaaaatctACATGTAAGGCAGCACAAGCACATATAAACATGTAATTGTAGTGGAAGCTGTTACTTGGGCTCAGCATGGATTCCCTTAGAAGACTTTTGATTTTATCTGACAAACCAGCCAATCCGTGTTGTTTCCTGGACATGCAGGAATTCAAACGTATGTCATACTGAGTCATGCAACAGGAAGTCTTGTCTGAACCACAGATGATTTGATTCTGTTTCTATCTATTCTATCTCACACCCAGCAAGAGAAGGAGCTGTACTAACTGTCCAGAAGACAATGGCAAACGCATCTTGTCAAGGTATCAGATTTGACTTTACAGGCAGATTCCTGCCTCCTGTTTACATCTTAGTCTTCATCATTGGTCTGCTAGCTAATGGATGGGGATTGAAGTCTTTGCTGCAGAAATGGAAGAAACTGGGCAtcattaatgtgtttgttttcaacCTCGGACTTGCTGATATTCTGTACCTGCTCACACTCCCCTTTTTGGTGGTGTACTACTTTATGGAGAGAAAGTGGATCTTTGGAGACGCATTCTGCAAGATAACACGATTCTGCTTCAACCTGAATTTATATGGCAGCATTGGGTTCCTTACTTGTATAAGTGTGTACAGGTACCTGGCTATTGTCCATCCAATGAGAGTGATGGGAAGAATAACTGTCACTCACTCTGTGGGGATCTCAGTCATGGTTTGGTTCTTGGTGAGCGTCCAAAGTCTTCCAGACATGTTCTACAGCAAAACATTTGGAAACAAGCCTGAGCAATGCTTCGATACCACCTCTGACAGCTATGTGGATGATTACATTAAATACAGCCTTGGATGGACATTCACTGGGTTTTGTATCCCATTGCTCATCACACTGGGCTGCTATGGACATGTGATTGTCGTTCTCTGCCACACAAATACCACTGACAAGGTACTGAAACAGAGATGTTTGAAGTTGTTGTTCATCGTgattcttctcttctctgtttgTTACATCCCCTATCATGTACTGAAGAACCTCAACCTCTGGTCAAGAGTTCTGCAAAGACAGAACATATGCCGTAAATGGTCTAATGAGGTCTACATTGCTCATCAGATAAGTCGTGGCCTTGTGTGTCTGAACAGTGCTCTCAACCCTCTGGTTTACCTCCA
This genomic interval from Perca fluviatilis chromosome 5, GENO_Pfluv_1.0, whole genome shotgun sequence contains the following:
- the LOC120559919 gene encoding P2Y purinoceptor 1-like isoform X1 encodes the protein MASTSCQGIRFDFTGRFLPPVYILVFIVGLLANGWGLKSLLQKWKKLGIINVFVFNLGLADILYLLTLPFLVVYYFMERKWIFGDAFCKITRFCFNLNLYGSIGFLTCISVYRYLAIVHPMRVMGRITVTHSVGISVMVWFLVSVQSLPDMFYSKTFGNKPEQCFDTTSDSYVDDYIKYSLGRTFTGFCIPLLITLGCYGHVIVILCRTNTTDKVLKQRCLKLLFIVILLFSVCYIPYHVLKNLNLWSRVLQRQNICCEWSNGVYIAHQISRGLVCLNSALNPLVYLHGNEDTPAQLRQMLQQARKAFMRLTPSQVPLVELSKM
- the LOC120559919 gene encoding P2Y purinoceptor 1-like isoform X2, whose product is MASTSCQGIRFDFTGRFLPPVYILVFIVGLLANGWGLKSLLQKWKKLGIINVFVFNLGLADILYLLTLPFLVVYYFMERKWIFGDAFCKITRFCFNLNLYGSIGFLTCISVYRYLAIVHPMRVMGRITVTHSVGISVMVWFLVSVQSLPDMFYSKTFGNKPEQCFDTTSDSYVDDYIKYSLGRTFTGFCIPLLITLGCYGHVIVILCRTNTTDKVLKQRCLKLLFIVILLFSVCYIPYHVLKNLNLWSRVLQRQNICCEWSNGVYIAHQISRGLVCLNSALNTLVYLHGNEDIPAQLRRQLQQARKAFMRLTPSQVPLVELSNM
- the LOC120559921 gene encoding P2Y purinoceptor 1-like; translation: MANASCQGIRFDFTGRFLPPVYILVFIIGLLANGWGLKSLLQKWKKLGIINVFVFNLGLADILYLLTLPFLVVYYFMERKWIFGDAFCKITRFCFNLNLYGSIGFLTCISVYRYLAIVHPMRVMGRITVTHSVGISVMVWFLVSVQSLPDMFYSKTFGNKPEQCFDTTSDSYVDDYIKYSLGWTFTGFCIPLLITLGCYGHVIVVLCHTNTTDKVLKQRCLKLLFIVILLFSVCYIPYHVLKNLNLWSRVLQRQNICRKWSNEVYIAHQISRGLVCLNSALNPLVYLHGNEDIPAQLRQLLQQARKTFMRLAPSQVPLVELSNM